The following coding sequences lie in one Treponema socranskii subsp. buccale genomic window:
- a CDS encoding S41 family peptidase produces MAIVKIHNKAIRFAVSVICAFIVSAAASQCFAESPVGGEAVSNFQYMKKISAVFDFVQQNYVDEIDPKVLYEGALKGMLDALKDPYTQYLDRNTMRPLSDTTAGNFGGVGLSISKPLESSVDKPAYVEVASPIEDTPGAKAGILSGDYITAIDGEATPPMTMEEVLNHLRGKAGTPVTVSILRGKDIRFDVTLVRALIEVPTVKYGMIGATGYLRIIEFTPDTPKRVQEALDSFGKAKYKNLIIDLRDNPGGLITSVADVADKFIDSGTLVSTKSRLAFENKVFTASAKKTTVPAGLPIVVLINRGSASASEILAGALKDNHLAYLVGQRTYGKGSVQQVIPLSNADGFKITMARYYTPSDTNIDKVGIPPDREVLYPELSEAEEKAYAELIKSNAIASYVDSHSGMTERDIASYALVLQKKYPLNAALLRRLIRVRVNRLKPAMLYDSDYDIQLNAALEILKSNDFKKLVRSAKTLKELQDEAEAKKKTET; encoded by the coding sequence ATGGCTATCGTTAAAATACACAATAAAGCAATCCGTTTTGCCGTCTCCGTTATATGTGCATTCATCGTTTCCGCAGCGGCTTCTCAATGTTTTGCCGAATCGCCTGTCGGCGGTGAAGCCGTTTCGAATTTTCAGTACATGAAAAAAATCTCTGCGGTATTCGATTTCGTACAGCAGAATTATGTCGATGAAATCGATCCGAAAGTGCTTTACGAAGGAGCGCTCAAAGGTATGCTCGATGCACTGAAAGATCCCTATACGCAGTACCTCGATCGAAATACGATGCGCCCGCTCTCCGATACGACTGCCGGTAATTTCGGCGGCGTCGGCCTTTCCATCAGTAAACCCCTCGAATCGTCGGTCGACAAACCCGCATACGTCGAAGTCGCTTCTCCGATCGAAGATACGCCCGGTGCAAAGGCGGGCATCCTGTCGGGCGATTATATCACTGCAATCGACGGAGAGGCTACGCCTCCGATGACGATGGAAGAAGTGCTCAACCACTTGCGCGGCAAAGCGGGCACTCCGGTTACCGTTTCGATTTTGCGCGGCAAAGATATCAGATTCGACGTAACGCTCGTCCGCGCGCTCATCGAAGTGCCGACGGTAAAGTACGGCATGATAGGTGCGACGGGTTATCTCCGCATTATCGAATTTACGCCCGATACGCCCAAGCGCGTACAGGAAGCGCTCGACTCGTTCGGAAAAGCGAAATATAAAAATTTAATAATCGATCTGCGCGACAACCCCGGCGGACTCATCACGAGCGTTGCCGATGTCGCGGATAAATTCATCGATTCGGGAACGCTCGTTTCGACGAAGAGCCGTCTCGCATTTGAAAACAAAGTCTTTACCGCGAGCGCGAAAAAAACGACGGTTCCCGCAGGTCTTCCGATAGTAGTTCTTATAAACCGCGGATCGGCGTCGGCATCGGAAATTTTGGCGGGGGCGCTCAAAGACAATCACCTCGCATACCTCGTCGGTCAGCGTACCTACGGCAAGGGATCGGTACAGCAGGTCATCCCGCTCAGCAATGCGGACGGTTTTAAAATTACGATGGCGCGCTATTATACTCCGAGCGATACGAATATCGATAAAGTCGGTATTCCTCCCGACAGAGAAGTGCTCTATCCCGAATTGAGCGAAGCGGAAGAAAAAGCGTATGCGGAACTTATTAAATCGAATGCGATCGCATCCTACGTCGATTCTCACAGCGGCATGACCGAACGCGATATCGCCTCTTATGCGCTCGTTTTGCAAAAAAAATATCCGCTCAACGCGGCTTTGCTTCGCCGCCTCATCCGCGTTCGCGTAAATCGCTTAAAGCCCGCGATGCTTTACGATTCGGATTACGACATTCAATTGAACGCTGCACTTGAAATTTTGAAATCGAACGATTTTAAAAAGCTCGTCCGATCGGCGAAGACCTTGAAAGAACTGCAGGATGAAGCCGAAGCGAAAAAGAAAACGGAGACTTAA
- a CDS encoding pallilysin-related adhesin: MASKPAPSARRGVKSKNGKLNKAIPVLFIIAAFVIAFLFVARIFIGQESERLPRARIVTPIAPGEAENQSSGDAVSSDNEAMTSFIPLSLNETLISTLSIDLNNDMKEDQVVAVRKEGVPYLVLIVGIYDAERNAYVRTAEITTEISRTRTFSYTGIDMLGEHQNALVYQGVKDDGTSVLAIYMMRKERSKIELAQIGDFESDGTIFIQQDDRSMSYELSQSRGESFPVWVYSSAKDSGSGENTNLSQIQTEYRWNEKEQKYVETRQVRVTGSRIAARELARIQDGTVETFADFLDGLWYKTSSAQSGIRYLFFDHAQKEVIFLYDDTEEVYAWEDSNLRRSGIYITTTNKSITNMQRRCDISLAGIDEVRIHIIDDVRMIIKENNLWDGSYRKMTAFTSFTSDALRQDEYETAFAKRSEWKTDNGLVITFGKTTYTVSGDNAYDEGIYVIGTVAGKHVVQFRSSLNSQLLSSAYEMRFKTVTIPASSRRPAEVQTDYHTLSLDPVRIAPDACYPVEGRTFTLTREKD; the protein is encoded by the coding sequence ATGGCATCAAAACCCGCTCCGTCCGCCCGACGCGGTGTAAAATCGAAAAACGGAAAACTCAACAAAGCGATCCCCGTGCTTTTTATAATCGCGGCGTTTGTCATCGCTTTTCTCTTCGTCGCACGCATTTTTATCGGGCAGGAGTCAGAGCGTCTTCCGCGCGCGAGAATCGTAACACCCATCGCTCCGGGAGAAGCCGAAAATCAATCGTCGGGCGATGCCGTCTCGTCCGACAACGAAGCGATGACTTCGTTCATACCGCTTTCGCTCAATGAAACGCTTATCAGCACGCTGTCCATCGATTTAAACAACGATATGAAAGAGGATCAAGTCGTCGCCGTTCGCAAAGAGGGCGTTCCTTACCTCGTGCTCATCGTCGGCATCTACGATGCGGAACGGAACGCGTATGTCCGCACGGCCGAAATCACGACGGAGATTTCCCGTACGCGCACCTTTTCCTATACCGGTATCGATATGCTCGGCGAACATCAAAACGCGCTCGTGTATCAAGGCGTCAAAGACGACGGCACGAGCGTTTTGGCAATTTACATGATGCGCAAAGAACGCAGCAAAATCGAACTCGCTCAGATCGGCGATTTCGAATCCGACGGCACGATCTTTATTCAGCAGGACGACCGTTCGATGTCGTACGAACTTTCGCAGTCGCGCGGAGAAAGTTTTCCGGTATGGGTGTACAGTTCCGCAAAGGATTCCGGCAGCGGCGAAAATACGAATTTGAGTCAAATCCAAACCGAATACCGCTGGAACGAAAAGGAGCAAAAGTATGTCGAAACGCGGCAAGTGCGTGTGACGGGAAGCAGGATCGCCGCCCGCGAACTTGCGCGCATTCAAGACGGCACCGTCGAAACCTTTGCCGATTTTCTCGACGGTCTGTGGTATAAGACGTCGTCCGCGCAGTCCGGTATACGCTATCTTTTTTTCGATCATGCGCAAAAAGAAGTGATTTTCCTCTATGACGACACCGAAGAAGTGTACGCATGGGAAGACAGCAATCTGCGAAGAAGCGGTATTTACATTACGACGACGAATAAATCGATTACGAATATGCAGCGTCGCTGCGATATTTCGCTCGCGGGCATCGACGAAGTGCGCATTCACATCATCGACGACGTGCGCATGATTATCAAAGAAAATAATTTATGGGACGGCAGCTACCGCAAGATGACCGCATTCACGTCCTTTACGTCCGACGCGCTGCGTCAAGACGAATACGAAACGGCGTTTGCAAAACGGTCCGAGTGGAAAACCGACAACGGCCTCGTTATCACATTCGGGAAAACGACGTATACCGTTTCGGGCGATAACGCATACGACGAAGGCATCTATGTAATCGGTACCGTCGCGGGAAAGCACGTCGTACAATTCCGATCGTCTTTGAACTCTCAGCTCCTTTCGAGCGCGTATGAAATGCGTTTTAAAACCGTAACGATTCCCGCCTCTTCCCGTCGTCCGGCCGAAGTTCAAACCGACTATCATACGCTCTCTCTCGATCCCGTGCGCATTGCGCCCGACGCGTGTTATCCGGTCGAAGGACGCACGTTTACGCTGACGCGCGAAAAAGATTGA
- the groL gene encoding chaperonin GroEL (60 kDa chaperone family; promotes refolding of misfolded polypeptides especially under stressful conditions; forms two stacked rings of heptamers to form a barrel-shaped 14mer; ends can be capped by GroES; misfolded proteins enter the barrel where they are refolded when GroES binds), whose product MAKQLLFNEDARKKLLAGVEQISKAVKVTLGPCGRMVMYDKKYGSPVITKDGVTVAKEIELQDPYENMGAQFVREVASKTNDDAGDGTTTATVLAYAMVREGVKAVAAGMTPIEVKRGMDKAVKLVVDEVNKNAKQVKGEEDITHVATISANNDPEIGKMLADAIAKVGKDGVITVEESKNMDTTVDTVEGMEFDRGYISSYFVTDRERMEASYDDAYILIHDKKISTMKDLLPILEKVANEGKALIIIAEDVDGEALTTLVLNTIRGTIKCCAVKAPGFGDRRKDMLQDIAILTGGQVITEEVGLKLESAELNMLGKAKTVKIDKDNTTIVGGAGKKSAINERIEEIKMQIEKTTSSYDKEQLQKRLAKLSGGVAVINVGATTETEMKEKKFRVEDTIAATRAALESGVVAGGGLALLEASKVLEAIPSEISEDEKVGFKIVKRSCEEPIRQIADNAGIDGAVVAEKAKAEKKGVGYDAAKDEWKNLVEAGIIDPAKVTCSALTNAASIAGTLLTTECAITDIPEPKAPPAAPSPDMGGMY is encoded by the coding sequence ATGGCTAAACAGTTGTTATTCAATGAAGATGCCCGCAAAAAATTGCTTGCGGGAGTTGAGCAGATTTCGAAAGCGGTAAAAGTAACGCTCGGACCCTGCGGCCGTATGGTTATGTATGACAAAAAATACGGTTCGCCGGTTATTACGAAAGACGGCGTTACCGTTGCAAAAGAGATCGAACTGCAGGATCCCTATGAAAACATGGGCGCTCAGTTCGTGCGCGAAGTCGCATCCAAGACGAACGACGATGCGGGCGACGGCACGACGACGGCGACCGTTCTCGCTTATGCGATGGTCCGCGAAGGTGTAAAAGCCGTTGCGGCCGGCATGACGCCGATCGAAGTAAAACGCGGTATGGACAAAGCCGTCAAGCTCGTTGTCGACGAAGTCAATAAAAATGCAAAACAGGTAAAAGGCGAGGAAGATATCACGCACGTCGCGACGATTTCCGCAAACAACGACCCCGAAATCGGTAAAATGCTCGCCGACGCGATCGCAAAAGTCGGAAAAGACGGCGTCATCACCGTCGAAGAATCGAAAAACATGGATACGACGGTCGACACCGTAGAAGGCATGGAATTCGACCGCGGTTATATTTCGTCGTATTTCGTCACCGACCGCGAACGCATGGAAGCCTCTTACGACGACGCGTATATTTTGATCCACGACAAAAAAATCTCCACGATGAAAGATTTGCTTCCGATTCTCGAAAAAGTCGCGAATGAAGGAAAGGCACTTATTATCATCGCTGAAGACGTCGACGGAGAGGCGCTCACGACGCTCGTACTCAACACGATCCGCGGCACGATCAAATGCTGCGCGGTAAAAGCGCCCGGTTTCGGCGACAGACGAAAGGATATGCTGCAGGACATCGCGATTTTGACCGGCGGACAGGTTATCACCGAAGAAGTCGGTCTCAAACTCGAAAGCGCCGAACTCAATATGCTCGGCAAAGCGAAAACCGTCAAAATCGACAAAGACAATACGACGATCGTCGGCGGTGCGGGCAAAAAGAGCGCCATCAACGAACGCATCGAAGAGATCAAAATGCAGATCGAAAAGACGACGTCGAGCTACGATAAAGAACAGCTGCAAAAACGCCTCGCAAAACTTTCCGGCGGAGTTGCGGTCATCAACGTCGGCGCGACGACGGAAACGGAAATGAAAGAAAAGAAATTCCGCGTCGAAGACACGATCGCGGCGACCCGCGCGGCTCTCGAAAGCGGCGTCGTTGCAGGCGGCGGTCTTGCGCTGCTCGAAGCGTCGAAAGTGCTCGAAGCGATTCCTTCCGAAATCAGCGAAGATGAAAAAGTAGGCTTTAAGATCGTAAAGCGCTCGTGCGAAGAACCGATCCGCCAAATCGCGGACAACGCGGGCATCGACGGTGCGGTTGTCGCGGAAAAGGCGAAAGCCGAAAAGAAAGGCGTCGGTTACGATGCGGCGAAAGACGAATGGAAGAATCTCGTCGAAGCGGGCATCATCGATCCGGCAAAAGTTACGTGTTCCGCGCTCACGAACGCGGCGTCGATTGCGGGTACGCTTTTGACGACCGAATGCGCAATCACCGATATCCCCGAGCCGAAAGCGCCGCCGGCAGCTCCGTCTCCGGATATGGGCGGCATGTATTGA
- a CDS encoding TetR/AcrR family transcriptional regulator, which produces MQRDVRAVLLKTATEEFLKKGYKGASVRTICSGAGVTTGALYFFFQNKKDLFENIVKDTYRRLLEMLRQSSESELADMTSGEQRELEIIEYLVSHRKEVRLLLECSEKTAYGNFQTLLENKLRKSFRTFFEKFSRQKTDPALIRVLVKMRMAGYRELVYGAYSLTEAKKLVQKMRIYADAGFFAVLKKN; this is translated from the coding sequence TTGCAGCGTGATGTAAGGGCGGTTCTTTTGAAGACCGCAACGGAGGAATTCCTTAAAAAGGGATATAAAGGCGCGTCTGTACGGACGATCTGTTCCGGAGCCGGAGTAACTACCGGTGCTTTGTATTTCTTTTTTCAAAACAAAAAAGATCTTTTTGAAAATATTGTAAAAGACACATACAGGCGCCTGTTGGAGATGCTGCGTCAAAGCAGTGAAAGCGAACTGGCGGATATGACTTCCGGGGAGCAAAGAGAACTTGAGATTATAGAATACCTGGTATCGCATCGAAAAGAAGTCAGACTGCTTTTGGAGTGCTCCGAAAAAACGGCCTACGGCAATTTCCAAACGCTGTTGGAAAATAAATTGCGGAAAAGCTTTCGAACGTTCTTTGAAAAATTCAGCCGACAGAAAACGGATCCGGCGTTGATACGGGTTTTGGTGAAAATGAGAATGGCCGGATATCGGGAGCTGGTATACGGGGCGTACTCTTTGACCGAGGCAAAAAAATTGGTACAAAAGATGAGGATATATGCGGATGCGGGATTTTTCGCGGTGCTGAAAAAAAACTGA
- a CDS encoding RsmE family RNA methyltransferase, whose amino-acid sequence MRQFIADTAPDDRGLLSVSGKDFTHLCRVLRAKPGDMLDVRIPGGFLFPMTLCRIDDVRGIAVLQKCGSEGVSVSRGVGASAVDKNRRAVEYALFQFVAKPQKMEIIVRQACECGVKTIVPVAGEYSQKGSIASLAGKTERFTRIIKEAREQSGSPVETAVAETVDVKGACETWRRVSEKVRNASAAVVLSERNDFCVPLSDAVFTGVTCAAIAVGSEGGISPDEMTALRNAGFTPVHFAGNILRCETAALYGIAALQTALAEFAK is encoded by the coding sequence GTGCGGCAATTTATCGCCGATACCGCACCCGATGACAGGGGACTTCTTTCCGTTTCCGGAAAAGATTTTACGCATTTGTGCCGCGTCCTCCGCGCAAAGCCTGGCGATATGCTCGATGTGCGGATTCCGGGCGGATTTCTTTTTCCCATGACCCTCTGCCGTATCGACGACGTCCGGGGCATTGCCGTATTGCAAAAGTGTGGAAGCGAAGGCGTTTCCGTTTCCCGCGGAGTCGGAGCCTCTGCCGTCGATAAAAATCGCCGTGCCGTCGAATATGCGCTTTTTCAATTTGTCGCAAAGCCTCAAAAAATGGAAATAATTGTGCGGCAGGCTTGCGAGTGCGGAGTGAAGACGATCGTTCCCGTCGCAGGCGAGTATTCGCAAAAGGGCAGCATCGCTTCTCTCGCGGGCAAAACCGAACGATTTACAAGGATCATCAAAGAAGCTCGCGAGCAGAGCGGTTCACCTGTGGAAACCGCCGTCGCCGAAACCGTCGATGTGAAGGGAGCCTGCGAAACGTGGAGACGGGTGAGCGAAAAAGTGCGAAACGCGTCGGCCGCCGTCGTCCTCTCGGAGCGGAACGATTTTTGCGTACCGCTTTCGGATGCGGTTTTTACAGGCGTCACATGCGCGGCGATCGCCGTCGGGAGCGAAGGCGGCATAAGCCCTGACGAAATGACGGCGCTTCGAAACGCGGGATTTACGCCCGTTCACTTTGCGGGAAATATTTTGCGATGTGAAACCGCAGCCCTGTACGGCATCGCTGCTCTTCAAACCGCGCTCGCCGAATTTGCAAAATAA